A genomic region of Drosophila kikkawai strain 14028-0561.14 chromosome X, DkikHiC1v2, whole genome shotgun sequence contains the following coding sequences:
- the LOC108079374 gene encoding uncharacterized protein has product MSQSRINVFVPPINNFPELILGGYALKDRVQVLPQGQGQGQNQGQRSKSKPSSTEPLEERELQYLYVIDSQGRLLEHMRYSGDYRVALREAFASENIVPSKIALNSQAQSDLKREPSTSNTVLTQTQTQFQFKLQSQSQSQAQELQ; this is encoded by the coding sequence ATGTCTCAGAGTCGCATTAATGTGTTTGTGCCACCGATCAACAATTTTCCTGAGCTCATACTGGGCGGCTATGCGCTGAAGGATCGCGTACAGGTTCTGCCCCAGGGTCAGGGGCAGGGTCAGAACCAGGGCCAAAGGAGCAAGTCCAAGCCAAGTTCCACCGAGCCCCTCGAAGAGCGGGAGCTGCAATATCTATACGTTATTGATAGCCAAGGCCGCCTCCTAGAGCACATGCGCTACTCTGGCGACTATCGTGTGGCCCTCAGGGAGGCCTTCGCCTCGGAGAATATAGTACCTAGCAAGATCGCGCTGAATTCGCAAGCCCAGTCGGATCTGAAGAGAGAGCCATCGACCTCCAATACCGTACTGACCCAGACTCAGACTCAGTTCCAGTTCAAGTtacagtcccagtcccagtctcaGGCCCAGGAGTTGCAGTGA